taagatgagatctttataacagtatagcagatgcaatgcatgcaaatatcaaTATCTGCCAATAATGTGTCTTAGtatgatgatatttaaatgcttagttttatgatcaatgctctgtagttttaaaacatgtaatgcaatataatacaacgatgattgagagatgaacaaataaaccttcctCAAAACCTTGATTATCATATTTAACATGattgttttgaaaatgatgTATGGATATTCAAGTAAACCTTTAGTCCagtaaatgtttttcttgaaatattactaataatatCAAAGTTATTCTTACATTCACtgtaaagatttcacagcagaaGGACACGTGAAGCATGAGCTGAAGGTGGACGTTTGTACAATTATAGTAAAAGACTTTTACTTGCGAAAAAAAGtctaaactatcaatcagacgacagaaggaaaaaaagttttgatCTTGGCCTTTGCGTATCAAATACGATCCAGTcggctttatagggttaaagtTTGCCAAACAGCGTGAGCAATCATTCCAAATTTCCAAAGAAAATAAAGGCCATGTGCGGAGGTCCCAGTGGCATATGGGTGCTTGGTACGGGGCAGTCGCTGCTGCATTGATGTCCACTCAGCGGAGGTCATGTGGGCGACTGCAGGGCACAGGGGACGTTCGGGTGACACTATTGCAGCTTCTGGTGGTTTATAGGCACTGACCCGAGGCCTTCATCAGCACAGTGTGTGGCACGGCCGGACAGCAGGCGGAGCGTGCAGAAGGCAATGACAGCCTTTGTTTGAAAAAAGCTGCAGCAGCAACCTATGAACTATGACCTCTTGCAGCCCTAACCCCCAAACACCCCACCCAGTCCCTAAACACATGCAGTTTCCATGGCAACCCTGACCCCTGACCTCTCTCGGGCACCTTCATCTGTTATCAATTAAATAAACTGCGCGCTCGGAGCCGAACGTGCATAACATTCACGCTTTATTCTGCCTAGATTTTCTtctcccttgtgaaaaagaagtgatCAGTTGTAATGAAAGTGCAATCTTCTTCAAATcttgaaaaactgtaataataataataattgtactAATGCTTCaaacctttatatatatatatatttacattaagGTTCTGTTGGTTAATGTTGGttaatgtatataatgtataataatacatttgttacattattaatctttgttaatattagatgataaaaatacaactgttcattgttagctcatgttagctcaggtcaTTTAAACAATCAATCAGACACagcttttgattttaattatgtattagtaaatgttgaaattaacatcaactaagaataataaatgcttttaGACATGctattcattgttagttcatgttaactaatatagtaaactaatgttaactaatattaTGTGTTACCATATTAAaatgtacttgcagataatataatattaatgaaataaaagaccAAAAAAAGCATACTAAAGGGAGTACGGATTTACTGTTTTCAAACAGacttaagtacatttttagAGAATAGTGCAATAATGTAAAGTTtgtattaataatgttaaattaaaagctaaagtgcattttaaaacattattttaataatcttttgtcatgcttttaaaaaatacacttattttgatctttgatctaacatactaaagcatatgtacttgattataattttatctGTAGTATGttgtttaattttacatttaaagttaatatattttaatatatgtattgAACTCCCACTtcttcattacaaatgtgtaattacacatatacataaaagtttcaatagaaatgacgATGAAGTACATTTTACTTTACCTTGTcagtacatttaacagtacactttaaccatatttcaaagacaattgAACTCATTATAAAATTACACATAAAGATGCACTTAAGTCCTATTTGAGAGGGTAAAAAAAACTCATAAGTTCAGctaaatgcattaaatataaatttaaacgacaatatattttcttttaattttatagtgtctaaaaaacattcaagtcagtttgcacttaagtatattcttttaaagcatACCGTTTCTGTAATAAgcactctttttaaaagtatgctaaagtgtacttctccTTCACAAAGGCTGCATCATTAAACAATGACGGGTCCACTGAGCTGATGAATAACCATGATGGACAGATGTGGCTCTTCTTAAAGGGCCAGCGTGCTCCAGGGATGTATCGAACGCAGGCCTCAATAAAGATCTGCTCTCAGATACTGTCAACACAACAGATACCGTCAGTCACAGTGATCAGAATGGACTGACTGCTGGGCCAAATGATACGCCTGTAACTTCCATCTGTATTAAGAGCCAAGAAAGGAATCATTTGGGTCGAGGGTGCAAAAATGGCATGGAATAAATTCCTCACTCTATGGATTGATCCAGTGAATAATTCTGaggaatatttttttcttgcaaattaaATGGAAAACTGGGTGATCATCCTCATAGTTAACATTTAAAGTTGCTTTCAGATGTTGAATAACCTCAGGATTGGGGGATATCCATCATATCCATCAGGTATAAATGCATCAGTGACCAGGCATTTTAACCAGTTATTGATCCGGCTCTCATCGACAGCCTGTCCATGCAGCCCTAACCGAGGGCAAGGGGAGGGAGGAGGGGAGGAACTGGTGACAGGGGTGACGCATTTTCAGAGAGATCAAAGAGAGGGGTTCAGGCTCTTCCTATGGGctgctaaaacacacacacacacacacacactatagcACCATATTGAAGAAAGAGccacacactgtaaaacatttCCTAAAGGATGAGCTATTTCTACCTGTAATATAATAGAGTGATTTTACATGTACAACAAATGCTGATATGCTTTTTTCTATTTATACAGTTTCATAAATGGCATGTGCACATCAAATATGGTGGAAGAATGACAATAAAAGGATTCACTGTCAAAGCAAAACCTATCGAAATGCAAAAAGGGTTGACAATTTCAGCATTGTTCTTTGTCAACAGTGCAgtgatgtatgaagcacagctcacataAAAGTCACTGTCAAACCAAGCTAATTTCATTGGTCGGCGCAGCGAATTTGAGTGATCAACTTGAACCCATTGCAAAATCTTTCACCCTAAAGGGCCCGATATACTTCACGTGAAACCGAAGAAGGAAGATGTGTGATGTCATTGAGAACAAAATCAGACCAAAACGAAGTTCATTTCAGGAgttcgaaacagcttgccaGAGCAAACTTTCTGGAAAAGTTCACTGTGGCTGATAAACACCATCAAACTACCACTGGTCTGTGGTGATTATGCAATAGGCTTTCCTTTTCTGAGACGTTagtaaaaacatgaatacaCCGGAGAGCCGCTTTATAACAAACTGAAGTGATTCTAATTGAAAGAGACACTGACGCTGTTTTCCattgtttaaaggattagttcacttcagaattcaaatttcctgataatttactcacctccatgtcatccaagatgttcatgtctttctttcttcagtcgaagagaaatgaaggtttttgatgaaatcattccaggatttttctccatatagtggacttcactggggttcaacgggttgaaggtcaaaattacagtttcagtgcagcttcaaagagctttaaacgataccaggcgaggaataagagtcttatctagagaaaccatcggacattttctaaaaaaaaataaaaattatatactttttaaccacaaatgctctgAGATGCTCCTTGCATGACGTAAttatgttggaaaggtcacatgtgacgtaggtggaagtaaaactctcattttctcctccaacttcatccgacatcattgttttacctttttttgtaaaggttgTTTgatttagtctttgcacgttcgatctgtaaacactggatcggtacttctgcccacgtcacacgtgaccttttcaacgtgattacgtcatgcgtggagcatcacagagcagtgcaagacgagcatttgtggttaaaaagtatataaatgtttatttttttaagaaaatggccgatggtttctctagataagactcttattcctcgtctgggatcatgtttgaagctgcactgaaactgacatttggactaattttaattctgaagtgaactaatcctttaatactgtaaagctgcttgatttgaAGGAATCTAGTGTATAATATGTGCACTTTATGTAATAATATGTACCACTGAGATACTAATATGCACCATTTAAGGCCGGGTAAACAAGGTACAGAAGTATACCTTCTaaagggtactgccccagtcACTTTCTTCTGAGAGTGTATTTATTTGACCAGCCAAACAAGGCAACCTAATGGCACAGGACTTAAAATAAAGCTATTGGAAAGACCCGTGTTTCTTAGTAACAGAGAGGAAACCGCCCTTTTGCTCACAGCTGTTCAAAGCGAAATATGTGAATCGTTATGTTACGTTTCAGCTCTGAGACGACTCACCTGTCTCCTTTGGCCCGGCGTTTCTGGACGCTCTTGCCTTTGGGTCTCCTGTCACTGCCCACACAGTGAGCTCCTGCAGGACCCGTCACCCGCAGAGACTCCAGACCCTTGGAGGACTTCTTGAACGTGAATTCAACAGCCTCGCCCTCCTTCAGACTGCGGAAACCCTCCATGTGCAGTTTACTCTGAGAGAGGACAGACAAACATCCTCAGTAACACCAAATCCACATTCATTCAGAAACTGAATCAATCACATGCAGAAGGCAAGAAAGTGCTGTTAGGTTGGAAACGTAAAACATCTGGTCTCATCAAAGTGTTTGTGTTACTGTAGAAGACACTATTCAAGAGGACTGCAGTGTGTGCATCTGTATGTGTGATGTGCGTTCTTATGGGATATGAAAGAGAAAGCCAGTGATTTATGTGTGAAAAACCCATGCCTTACCATCCCCCGACCCAGGTTACAGCATTCctgattcacacacacacacacacatccccCACAGCACACACACGTCTCTTATCCCACTCTCTGACCACAGGGAAGGATGCTGTGGAAGGGGTCCACGAAAATTCTTCAAATGGTTGCTTGGCTTTAGTGTCTCCTGAGGGCGAATATATTCCCTGTTAAGAATTTACTCCTATGGGAAAGTGTAAATGTAGCACCTGAACtaattatttaaagaaatagaGTGCTGGAGGGATgacgtatttttgtaggccaaaccTGGAAACGACTTCGTATTTTAGCACTTCGGCTTCCAATCGGCCTTGAAGTCAGTGGGTTTTTGGTAAAATGAGTTCAAGCTCAAGATATTCTCATGTTTCATTCAACgccataaaatacatcagtaataccccctttgtgattattttaaagattttaataaaataatctatAATAATAACTCATTTTAGATCTGCCTCCATTTTCTCTACTAGAAAAGATCTGTCTCTACTTCCATTTAATTGTGACTTTAAGACTCGTCCCTCTTTACTATGCAAATTACAATAAATGGGAAGTGAAGCTCTCAGGCTTCGAAATAAAAAGGAtgcaaacacacattaaaaatatgcaagtagttaaaggattagttcacttcagaattcagatttcctgataatttactcacccccatgtcatccaagatgttcatgtctttctttcttcagtggaaaagaaatgaaggtttttgaggaaaacattccaggatttttctccatatagtggacttcactggggttcaacgggttgaaggtcaaaattacagtttcagtgcagcttcaaagagctctacatgatcccagacgaggaataagagtaataaataaaaataaaaagccatgcattacgtaattacgttggaaaggtcacgcgtgatgtaggTGGAACATGCAAAGATTAAGTCaaatgccctttacaaaaaaaggtaaaacaacgatgttggacgattttgaagttggaggagaaaattaaagtttttcaCCCTACCACGGTACAaatgcaagatgagcatttgtggttaaaaagtgtataatttttttttttttttaaatggccgatggtttctctagataagactcttattcctcgtctgggatcatgtagagctctttgaagctgcactgaaactgacatttgaccttcaacctactgaaccccagtgaagtccactatatggagaaaaatcctggactgtttccctcaaaaaccttcatttcttttccactgaagaaagaaagacatgaacatcttggatgacatggaggagagtaaattatcagaaaattttaattctaaagtgaactaatcctttaatgtgaaAAGCAGCAATgtctaatttatttttattttaaaaaatccattaAGTCAGATATTTTCAACAAATTTGTTTATCAGGTTCACAAACCTGgtctgaatgatttgttcacaaaTTTTCACAAAGTCCAGTTCATCATATGGCTTGAGAAGACTTAGAATATAGTGCAAGAATAGTATGGACCacttttctgttgtttttgaaGATTGAAAGCCTCAGTGCCCATTATTGTCAATGCATGAATGACCAATGAATGACCAACACAGTCCTATTCAATGACCAATTCACCTCCTGTGTTCAATGaaataaagaaaatcatacatttggaacaacatgaggtggGCGAATGATGATTGAATTTTGAAGCCTTATTCATAGACAACTAATGCTACCCTGTACTTCAGTATCCTGGACACTATCTATTGTCTGCACAGAATGGCATTCTACTCATGcattaaaaacaatgcattacaTTTCCTCTTAATGTTGCATTTCACATTCTTCTGCCACCAACCAATGGCGGCAATGTGAGCTCATAcagtaatgcattacacaaCTGATAAACACAATGAGCAGAAGCATTATGGGATTATGGGAGCATCTCATCTCTTATTTTACCTCaacatcaaaagaaagaaattatacATTGCATTTGACCATTTAGCATTATTTGCATGACTGTGAAATCCATTTTATCTCGCCCTTTCAACTGTCAGTAGCTTACAgttatgcaaaaaaacaaacaaacaaaaaacacacattctcattactgtaatgcacaAATTATCACGTGCATTTGTAAAGTAATATTAGGCATGGCCGTCGAGCACTATGCTATTTTCTTTCACCTCTAAGAAAAGCATAATTATATTAGTTAGAGTTTATGTAGCACAGTTTATCGTCAGCATTTGGCTTAAAAACGAGAAACGAAGAAAATGCCTTTTAATACTCAAACTATTCTAGCTCTCCTGGATATTTTATATACGATTTTAAGAAATAAGGCAGATAATTCTCTACAATAAGTGTATCAAACACCGTCAGTGGATCCTCAGATGACTAGTAATACAGATTGTCGTATTGATGTGATGTAAGCGGCCCCACGAGGATCTGTAGCAGTGTTTGTTTTGTGGAAACACTGTTGGTCACAGATATGTTGAGGCAGATGCAGTGTTCCCTTTCAAGTACTTCCATTGTGTGTCGGTCAAAGTGACCGTTAACGTATTTCCCTAGACGCGTGTGACCCCCAACCCCCAACTTCCCTTCCTCCATCTGACATCTCTCTGACATGCTTTAAGGCATCTTTAGAGCTGTTCCTACAGTAAAAACCCTAAGAAGAGAGCATGTTCACTGGATCTGTACTGGATGATCCATTCGTAACAGTCACACAGGTGATGGAGAAATCACAAGCAAAGAGGTTTGGACATAACAGGAAGCAAAACTCCACGGATAAAGAAAGGATCTGTCATGCAGAGAGAGCTGTCTTTCTTTTGTTTGCTCTCACAAAGAGCGGTGGAGTTAATGTTGTGTAGCTGAGGCCCGCTGTCACAGCCAAACGTGTGCGCGGCACGTGGATGGGGAATTAATCTCGCCACGctcgcctctggcttgcttagatGGGCTGTAAGAAACACTTAACATTCAGTAACGTTATCGGTTCGACTGCACTGACACGACTGGATGAGAACAAAACTTTAAGTGCATTGAGCTGAATAACAACACTattgtagagctgctttattcagaatttgaatttgtctaacatttgatgaagtttgcatcattgattacgttattttcctgtttattactgtgaagctgctttgaaacaatctgtattaaTAACATAAAGCCgagttctttttcactgcttattgcacttaaacagtcaTATTCactcaaaataatgtcaaaatgccagtcttggcaagtattcatgtaaacacagtcagttatgtttgaagtgaacgtaaacagtagagaaagaaaacacatgtgtaacagtataatggatcagtgcatcaggtcttaaagtgacagcagcctaatatacctgctgccaaattatgagatcatattaaaatatggcagtttttccccatgtaTCAATGTCAATactgtggccagtgaaaatggtAGAGTGGCtggtaactttggaaaaccaacATTGACTGGTGAGCAAAAGAGTTAATGCTAAACGAATAATACTAAACGAAGCTGCACATTCCTGATCTGAAGTCTCAGCAACTCTCCAGGGACACAAATGGCCACCCAGTTGGTCACCCCTACAAAAGGGCTCCTAAATGTTTCCACTTCAATAGCATACAAGTATCTGTGGCTAATGACTTTATGACAGGAAACAAGATTAAAGGGGTCATCTCTTGCTGACAGGCCAGACTATTGTTTTAAGACACGGCACTTACATGGGAAATGAGAGTTGAGAGAGAAATACTAACCATACCAGCGAGGACCAATGCAATTACTGCTGAAGATCAAACACTCTGGGCAGTGGTGCTGTTTGACCGGTGTTTGGACAATCAGGAGCGACTAAACAATTTTAGGTTTCAGATGTTGGCTttccaaaacacaacaaaaaggTAAATGGGAAAGGGGTCAGTGCAACACCCCCTTGAAATTATCAATGGgttaaatgtctgaaataaGGTCTGCGGTGAACACAGGCTCaagatatttttcatgttttattccaCAACATAAAACAAATCAGTAATACCATCgtgtgatatttttttaacGTGTCTTGAGAAAGGCGGTTGCTAACGTGTCTAAATGGCACTACAATGCTGAAGACATTAAACATCAAGCGACTGCGGTTTATAGCCTACGTTTGGCTTTTTACTTCTGCCGAatgtatttaggcttcaaaattcataaaagtggTGTTCATCTGTGATTatcatgatgaaaaaaaaacatgtaatttgTGACAGAgcttatattttctgttttatttttaaaaatatgtttctcAACACTTACCTGATGGACAAACACGTCGACTGGGGTTTCTAAAGGCACACCATCTCGTGTGGTCATGGACAGGAATCCAAAACCCATCCGAACGTTGAACCACTTGCACACGCCCACGCCATGGTACGACTGAGGGTCTTCCTCGGGGGCCtgcccctcctcctcctctgttTTCGTACAGCCCTCCTACAAAACCATTTATATTTACAATCAGAGTTTTTATAGGGGAAAATATATGCATGCAGACATGTAGCCTATTCAAATGTGAAATCTCAAAATTCAGtgaaagattaaaaaataattgccAAAATGACAGACCTAGAAACCAacagtgttttatatatatatatatatatatatatatatatatatatataaacttgaTAAACTTGATATCATACAACATAAaaacttgataaaaatgctcattttagaaggaAATTtcagataatatatatatgtatatatatatgcatttcagAATAAATACTCTGGCAGTTTAGTATGTGAAATCTCAAAATTCAATGAaagagtaaaaataaataaataaataaattaattaaaatgctgtaaattgtagctttaatatGTATGCTGAATAACAACATGTGGGCCTATTATCACTATTATGCATTATGTATATATACCTATATATGTTGTAGTATGcctattatttaaattattacg
The sequence above is drawn from the Megalobrama amblycephala isolate DHTTF-2021 linkage group LG13, ASM1881202v1, whole genome shotgun sequence genome and encodes:
- the lin28aa gene encoding protein lin-28 homolog A isoform X2 — its product is MGFGFLSMTTRDGVPLETPVDVFVHQSKLHMEGFRSLKEGEAVEFTFKKSSKGLESLRVTGPAGAHCVGSDRRPKGKSVQKRRAKGDRCYNCGGLDHHAKECKLPPQPKRCHFCQSVTHMIASCPAKAQQSSQGSQGASAGLAGEKAEHSHSPPPTD
- the lin28aa gene encoding protein lin-28 homolog A isoform X1 gives rise to the protein MKQQKEGCTKTEEEEGQAPEEDPQSYHGVGVCKWFNVRMGFGFLSMTTRDGVPLETPVDVFVHQSKLHMEGFRSLKEGEAVEFTFKKSSKGLESLRVTGPAGAHCVGSDRRPKGKSVQKRRAKGDRCYNCGGLDHHAKECKLPPQPKRCHFCQSVTHMIASCPAKAQQSSQGSQGASAGLAGEKAEHSHSPPPTD